Proteins found in one Crassostrea angulata isolate pt1a10 chromosome 3, ASM2561291v2, whole genome shotgun sequence genomic segment:
- the LOC128177678 gene encoding signal recognition particle 9 kDa protein-like isoform X1 — MNYGLCWDTVLCLPQDISGSSSKERKMTYLTSWEEFAKAAERLYLNDPQKCRFVTKYRHCDGKLNVKVTDDHVCLQYRTEHAQDVKKLEKLTNQLMRHMASKEKS; from the exons ATGAACTATGGACTCTGCTGGGATACCGTGTTATGCTTGCCACAAGACATTTCAGGAAGTTCTTCAAAA gaaAGAAAAATGACATATTTAACTTCATGGGAGGAATTTGCAAAAGCAGCTGAACGTCTTTATTTAAATGACCCACAAAAG TGTCGATTTGTTACAAAGTATCGACACTGTGATGGCAAACTGAATGTGAAAGTTACAGATGACCATGTG TGCCTTCAGTACAGAACAGAGCATGCGCAAGATgtgaaaaaattagaaaaactGACAAATCAGTTAATGAGGCACATGGCATCCAAAGAAAAATCATAA
- the LOC128177678 gene encoding signal recognition particle 9 kDa protein-like isoform X2 has protein sequence MYIVAERKMTYLTSWEEFAKAAERLYLNDPQKCRFVTKYRHCDGKLNVKVTDDHVCLQYRTEHAQDVKKLEKLTNQLMRHMASKEKS, from the exons ATGTACATAGTAGCG gaaAGAAAAATGACATATTTAACTTCATGGGAGGAATTTGCAAAAGCAGCTGAACGTCTTTATTTAAATGACCCACAAAAG TGTCGATTTGTTACAAAGTATCGACACTGTGATGGCAAACTGAATGTGAAAGTTACAGATGACCATGTG TGCCTTCAGTACAGAACAGAGCATGCGCAAGATgtgaaaaaattagaaaaactGACAAATCAGTTAATGAGGCACATGGCATCCAAAGAAAAATCATAA
- the LOC128176300 gene encoding protein YIF1B-B-like isoform X2, whose amino-acid sequence MDVPSEFRNPGKRRPKKGGTRPQLYEDTSMQPPPSEYGAHHGQGINMEGYNPSGYGGPPGAGQFPGAQYLNDPMANMAMQYGQSLAGQGTDFVHKNLEKYVSTSRVKYYFAVDTTYVMKKLGMLCFPFTHSDWSIKFNQDQPVAPRDDINAPDLYIPSMAFVTYILIAGVVLGTYNKFTPEQLGIQTSSALVWLILELLILNMSLYIMNLKTDLKYLDIVAYCGYKFVGMIVCLLAGMVFQSTGYYGTLLWFSITIAFFLVQTLRVKILPHSEDSNYSRGSKRSLYLILSISLLQPVMMWWLTGYIMFTK is encoded by the exons ATGGACGTTCCATCGGAATTCAGAAATC CTGGTAAAAGGAGACCAAAGAAAGGAGGCACCAGACCACAGCTGTATGAAGACACAAGCATGCAGCCACCTCCTTCAGAGTATGGTGCTCATCATGGGCAAG GGATAAATATGGAAG GCTACAACCCCTCAGGTTATGGAGGACCCCCAGGTGCCGGACAGTTTCCTGGGGCCCAGTATCTCAATGACCCCATGGCGAACATGGCCATGCAGTATGGACAGTCTTTGGCAGGCCAAGGCACAGACTTCGTCCACAAAAAC CTTGAAAAATATGTGTCAACGTCTCGGGTGAAGTATTATTTTGCTGTAGATACCACATACGTAATGAAAAAGCTGGGGATGTTGTGTTTTCCTTTCACCCATTCT GACTGGTCAATAAAATTTAACCAGGATCAGCCAGTGGCCCCTAGAGATGACATCAATGCTCCAGATTTATATATACCAT CCATGGCATTTGTCACATACATCCTCATAGCTGGAGTGGTACTGGGAACATACAATAA atttactCCAGAGCAGCTTGGGATACAGACAAGCTCTGCATTGGTGTGGCTCATCTTAGAATTACTTATCCTAAACATGAGCCTCTACATCATGAACCTAAAAACAGATCTAAAATATCTAGATATTGTAGCATATTGTGGATACAAATTTGTGGG AATGATAGTGTGTTTATTGGCGGGAATGGTATTCCAGTCTACAGGGTATTACGGCACCTTGCTGTGGTTCAGcataacaatagcttttttCTTG GTCCAAACTCTGCGAGTCAAGATATTGCCCCACTCAGAAGACAGCAACTACTCCCGAGGGAGCAAACGGAGCCTCTATCTTATCCTCTCCATATCCCTCCTCCAGCCCGTGATGATGTGGTGGCTAACGGGATACATCATGTTCACAAAATGA
- the LOC128176300 gene encoding protein YIF1B-B-like isoform X4 encodes MDVPSEFRNPGKRRPKKGGTRPQLYEDTSMQPPPSEYGAHHGQGYNPSGYGGPPGAGQFPGAQYLNDPMANMAMQYGQSLAGQGTDFVHKNLEKYVSTSRVKYYFAVDTTYVMKKLGMLCFPFTHSDWSIKFNQDQPVAPRDDINAPDLYIPSMAFVTYILIAGVVLGTYNKFTPEQLGIQTSSALVWLILELLILNMSLYIMNLKTDLKYLDIVAYCGYKFVGMIVCLLAGMVFQSTGYYGTLLWFSITIAFFLVQTLRVKILPHSEDSNYSRGSKRSLYLILSISLLQPVMMWWLTGYIMFTK; translated from the exons ATGGACGTTCCATCGGAATTCAGAAATC CTGGTAAAAGGAGACCAAAGAAAGGAGGCACCAGACCACAGCTGTATGAAGACACAAGCATGCAGCCACCTCCTTCAGAGTATGGTGCTCATCATGGGCAAG GCTACAACCCCTCAGGTTATGGAGGACCCCCAGGTGCCGGACAGTTTCCTGGGGCCCAGTATCTCAATGACCCCATGGCGAACATGGCCATGCAGTATGGACAGTCTTTGGCAGGCCAAGGCACAGACTTCGTCCACAAAAAC CTTGAAAAATATGTGTCAACGTCTCGGGTGAAGTATTATTTTGCTGTAGATACCACATACGTAATGAAAAAGCTGGGGATGTTGTGTTTTCCTTTCACCCATTCT GACTGGTCAATAAAATTTAACCAGGATCAGCCAGTGGCCCCTAGAGATGACATCAATGCTCCAGATTTATATATACCAT CCATGGCATTTGTCACATACATCCTCATAGCTGGAGTGGTACTGGGAACATACAATAA atttactCCAGAGCAGCTTGGGATACAGACAAGCTCTGCATTGGTGTGGCTCATCTTAGAATTACTTATCCTAAACATGAGCCTCTACATCATGAACCTAAAAACAGATCTAAAATATCTAGATATTGTAGCATATTGTGGATACAAATTTGTGGG AATGATAGTGTGTTTATTGGCGGGAATGGTATTCCAGTCTACAGGGTATTACGGCACCTTGCTGTGGTTCAGcataacaatagcttttttCTTG GTCCAAACTCTGCGAGTCAAGATATTGCCCCACTCAGAAGACAGCAACTACTCCCGAGGGAGCAAACGGAGCCTCTATCTTATCCTCTCCATATCCCTCCTCCAGCCCGTGATGATGTGGTGGCTAACGGGATACATCATGTTCACAAAATGA
- the LOC128176300 gene encoding protein YIF1B-B-like isoform X1 — MDVPSEFRNRKSGKRRPKKGGTRPQLYEDTSMQPPPSEYGAHHGQGINMEGYNPSGYGGPPGAGQFPGAQYLNDPMANMAMQYGQSLAGQGTDFVHKNLEKYVSTSRVKYYFAVDTTYVMKKLGMLCFPFTHSDWSIKFNQDQPVAPRDDINAPDLYIPSMAFVTYILIAGVVLGTYNKFTPEQLGIQTSSALVWLILELLILNMSLYIMNLKTDLKYLDIVAYCGYKFVGMIVCLLAGMVFQSTGYYGTLLWFSITIAFFLVQTLRVKILPHSEDSNYSRGSKRSLYLILSISLLQPVMMWWLTGYIMFTK; from the exons ATGGACGTTCCATCGGAATTCAGAAATCGTAAGT CTGGTAAAAGGAGACCAAAGAAAGGAGGCACCAGACCACAGCTGTATGAAGACACAAGCATGCAGCCACCTCCTTCAGAGTATGGTGCTCATCATGGGCAAG GGATAAATATGGAAG GCTACAACCCCTCAGGTTATGGAGGACCCCCAGGTGCCGGACAGTTTCCTGGGGCCCAGTATCTCAATGACCCCATGGCGAACATGGCCATGCAGTATGGACAGTCTTTGGCAGGCCAAGGCACAGACTTCGTCCACAAAAAC CTTGAAAAATATGTGTCAACGTCTCGGGTGAAGTATTATTTTGCTGTAGATACCACATACGTAATGAAAAAGCTGGGGATGTTGTGTTTTCCTTTCACCCATTCT GACTGGTCAATAAAATTTAACCAGGATCAGCCAGTGGCCCCTAGAGATGACATCAATGCTCCAGATTTATATATACCAT CCATGGCATTTGTCACATACATCCTCATAGCTGGAGTGGTACTGGGAACATACAATAA atttactCCAGAGCAGCTTGGGATACAGACAAGCTCTGCATTGGTGTGGCTCATCTTAGAATTACTTATCCTAAACATGAGCCTCTACATCATGAACCTAAAAACAGATCTAAAATATCTAGATATTGTAGCATATTGTGGATACAAATTTGTGGG AATGATAGTGTGTTTATTGGCGGGAATGGTATTCCAGTCTACAGGGTATTACGGCACCTTGCTGTGGTTCAGcataacaatagcttttttCTTG GTCCAAACTCTGCGAGTCAAGATATTGCCCCACTCAGAAGACAGCAACTACTCCCGAGGGAGCAAACGGAGCCTCTATCTTATCCTCTCCATATCCCTCCTCCAGCCCGTGATGATGTGGTGGCTAACGGGATACATCATGTTCACAAAATGA
- the LOC128176300 gene encoding protein YIF1B-B-like isoform X3, with translation MDVPSEFRNRKSGKRRPKKGGTRPQLYEDTSMQPPPSEYGAHHGQGYNPSGYGGPPGAGQFPGAQYLNDPMANMAMQYGQSLAGQGTDFVHKNLEKYVSTSRVKYYFAVDTTYVMKKLGMLCFPFTHSDWSIKFNQDQPVAPRDDINAPDLYIPSMAFVTYILIAGVVLGTYNKFTPEQLGIQTSSALVWLILELLILNMSLYIMNLKTDLKYLDIVAYCGYKFVGMIVCLLAGMVFQSTGYYGTLLWFSITIAFFLVQTLRVKILPHSEDSNYSRGSKRSLYLILSISLLQPVMMWWLTGYIMFTK, from the exons ATGGACGTTCCATCGGAATTCAGAAATCGTAAGT CTGGTAAAAGGAGACCAAAGAAAGGAGGCACCAGACCACAGCTGTATGAAGACACAAGCATGCAGCCACCTCCTTCAGAGTATGGTGCTCATCATGGGCAAG GCTACAACCCCTCAGGTTATGGAGGACCCCCAGGTGCCGGACAGTTTCCTGGGGCCCAGTATCTCAATGACCCCATGGCGAACATGGCCATGCAGTATGGACAGTCTTTGGCAGGCCAAGGCACAGACTTCGTCCACAAAAAC CTTGAAAAATATGTGTCAACGTCTCGGGTGAAGTATTATTTTGCTGTAGATACCACATACGTAATGAAAAAGCTGGGGATGTTGTGTTTTCCTTTCACCCATTCT GACTGGTCAATAAAATTTAACCAGGATCAGCCAGTGGCCCCTAGAGATGACATCAATGCTCCAGATTTATATATACCAT CCATGGCATTTGTCACATACATCCTCATAGCTGGAGTGGTACTGGGAACATACAATAA atttactCCAGAGCAGCTTGGGATACAGACAAGCTCTGCATTGGTGTGGCTCATCTTAGAATTACTTATCCTAAACATGAGCCTCTACATCATGAACCTAAAAACAGATCTAAAATATCTAGATATTGTAGCATATTGTGGATACAAATTTGTGGG AATGATAGTGTGTTTATTGGCGGGAATGGTATTCCAGTCTACAGGGTATTACGGCACCTTGCTGTGGTTCAGcataacaatagcttttttCTTG GTCCAAACTCTGCGAGTCAAGATATTGCCCCACTCAGAAGACAGCAACTACTCCCGAGGGAGCAAACGGAGCCTCTATCTTATCCTCTCCATATCCCTCCTCCAGCCCGTGATGATGTGGTGGCTAACGGGATACATCATGTTCACAAAATGA
- the LOC128176302 gene encoding uncharacterized protein LOC128176302 codes for MDLIEGCKIAAVFATGYMAGAGIYISLVEVQSRRSLPPKALWMQFTKSFKMAAKSMILSTLVTASAPTYLYFALEGSRSRNLWLVSPATFLVGSIYTFTVIIPEVNVMLDENVVEKKGEKWLEGAVERWNKRNLFRTLINTANFICTIVAAIRS; via the exons ATGGATTTGATCGAAGGATGTAAAATTGCGGCAGTTTTTGCCACTGGTTACATGGCTGGGGCAGGGATTTACATATCGTTAGTAGAGGTGCAAAGCAGACGATCATTGCCACCCAAAGCGTTATGGATGCAGTTTACGAAAAGTTTCAAAATGGCGGCAAAATCAATG atACTTTCAACATTAGTTACCGCTAGTGCACCCACCTACCTGTACTTTGCCCTTGAGGGGTCAAGGTCACGCAACCTGTGGCTGGTGTCCCCCGCCACCTTCCTTGTCGGATCCATCTATACCTTCACCGTCATCATCCCAGAGGTCAACGTCATGTTGGACGAGAACGTCGTAGAGAAAAAAG GTGAAAAGTGGTTGGAAGGAGCTGTAGAGAGATGGAACAAAAGAAACCTCTTTAGAACATTGATAAATACGGCTAATTTCATTTGCACGATTGTGGCTGCCATTCGATCTTAA